In the Arachis hypogaea cultivar Tifrunner chromosome 20, arahy.Tifrunner.gnm2.J5K5, whole genome shotgun sequence genome, TTTGAGGCTGAACTAGGGAGGAATAAAATGTGCAAACTAAAGAAATCTCTCTATGGATTGAAACAATCTCCAAGAGCTTGGTTTGAACGACTTGGAATGGTGGTGAAGGGACTTGGTTATACTCAAAGCCAAGCTGACCATAGACTTTTCTATAAACATTCAGCAGTTAATAAAATTGCCATCTTAAttgtatatgtggatgacattattCTAACAGGTGATGATAGCTTGGAGCTAAAAGACTTGAAAGTAAAGCTTGCCAAAgcttttgaaatcaaagaacttGGCTCATTAAAATACTTCCTTGGAATTAAATTTGCAAGGTCTAAGGAAGGCATTTTTATGAACCAACGAAAATACATCCTAGATCTTTTAAAAGAGACAGGATTACTTGGTTGTAAAGCTGCTGAAACACCTATAGAGCCTAACTTAAAATTGAAGCCAGCTGAACCAGAAAATGTAATGGACAAAGGGAGATATCAGCGCTTAGTGGGGAGGCTAATCTATTTATCTCATACACGCCCGGATATAGCCTTTACTGTGAGCATGGTAAGCCAGTTTATGCATTCACCTGGCCGAGAACACATGGATGCTGTCTTTAGAATCCTAAGGTACTTGAAGGGGTCGCCTGGGAAAGGGTTACTCTACAAAAACTATGGACATCTTCAAGTAGAAACCTATACAGATGCAGATTGGGCTGGAAATGTCATGGATATAAGGTCAACATCTGGGTATTGCACCTTTGTTGGAGGAAACCTAGTTAGTTGGAGGAGTAAAAAGCAGAGTGTTGTGGCACGAAATAGTGCAGAAGCTGAGTTTAGAGCAGTGGCTCATGGAATATGTGAAGCACTATGGGTAGAGAAAATCCTACAAGAACTAAAGGTTCCCATTTCTCCACCAATAAGATTGTATTGTGACAACAAATCTGCAATTTCTATTGCCCATAATCCAGTTCTGCATGATAGAACTAAACATGTTGAAGTTGACAAGCATTTTATAAAGGAAAAGATTGAGAGAGGACAGATTTGTATCCCATATGTTCTGACCACGAAACAATTGGCAGATGTTCTAACTAAAGGATTACCCAAGAAGACCTTTGATAGCATAATAAGTAAGCTGTCAATGAAGGATATCTTCAAGCCAGCTTGAGGGGGAGTATTgactagatcaaatcaaaatcagatcCCTAATTTATTTCATGAATCTTTTCtgtaaatagaattaattataatatcctTTCCAGTTTTAGTTTAGcttatttttagggattttattattagaaatcttTCCTAATTTTAGGCTAGTATATTTctcattttctagttatttctatttctgtaATTCCTTTATAAAGAGATGATTTCCTGTACATTTGAATATACATAATATTCAGACACTTCAAGTGGTTCGGTGAAGGAAAACCAATTTGAATTCATGAGAAGTTGCTCTATAACTACCATGATTTGACACAACAGTAAAGTATGCCATTCTATAAACTTGACCTTCAACTATATGATCCCTAAACCTATTAAGGAGTGGTTTCTTAACTGTAGCTTGAATTTTTCCACACTGAAAATCcaacaaaagaacaaaatcaGATTAGTGAAACACATCATTTAaaattgaaaacttaaaaaacaacAAGTAACACCATATTTAAAAGAGAAGCTAATAAGGGCTAACATGCTCATCAAAGAGAATCATCTCCATTGAATTAGGAACATCATGATTCCCAAAAGAGGGTACAACCCAAAGCCTTAGAACCCTAACTTTCAGCCTCCAAGCCTCTCTAGGAGGATGCATCTTAGAAATCATATCAAATGAAGGAGgcattgcagaaaaaaaaaaaaaaaaagaaagaaacaaaggaggTAAATAGAGTTGATGAAATAGATCAAATGTAAACAGAAAAATTCTGATGTTGACAGAGCTTAGGAGGAAATAGAACACAGCAGAATGTTTGTGCATTGAATGTAGATCACCAACCATCCTTTTATAGAAAAAATCAAGGGCTTTAGGCTCacctttttgaattcaaattgaatATGGAAAAGGAGGGAAAACAAAACATGAGTTCATATGCATCTCCATTCAATGCCATAGAGACAACTAATGAGAGGGGCAAAACCTGAACCAACACAAAAATAGCAAAAACAAGTGAAACTTTCAAAAAATCAAGAAATAGGGACCAAAAAATGAGATATCACACCATACCTGCTACAGTGCACCTAGATGTCATTACACCATAGGGAAGGCAGTCATGAACTACCCCAAACAATCATTGTACTCATGGCAATGAGAGTTGGTAAATGTCTTAGGTAGGGATACATTGGAAACAACAAATGAATGGGAAAAAAAAGTATACAAAAACATCAATAAAAATCTGTCAATCACATCAACATTCAGGAaatgggtgagattgaaacctcaTACCTTGATAATGATTGCCAAATTTCCAATGAAGAATATATAGCACAACCTTATTATGTGTGCAGAAGACATTTTCATGGGAAGAGCAGCTGCTGAATAGATTTTTCTTTCAATAAAGAGATGTGCTAGTTAGATAAACAATACCATGAAGCCATTTTACGTGCAGAAGGCCATTCTTTTCTCAATGAACCTCTTAAGTTCAGGCCAAAGAGCTATATGTCCATCCAACAgctgatatataaaataatttttacacaAAGGACAAAAAAATGTAATGAAATTCAGttgaacttaaaaaataaataaatgaccagGCTATACATCAATTTCTGTCAATCACATAACCACCGATAGAATACATTAGCTACAAAACCAATTTTTTGATAATGATTCTCACAACCCACATGCAACCAGCAATTCATTTTAGGTAAACTTAATGGATTTGATGGACAtagcttaaaaaaaaaaaagattcatcAATGGGATTATTGAATCAAAATTGAAATGGGAATACAAGACTTGAACATGAGAGAATGGAATTGGGAGGGAAAAACTTGAATGGGAGTGGCAAAAGCATATTCCTTtatcaaagaagcacaaaaattcATGACAATCAGCTCTACTTCTATGCAACAGGCGAAATCTAGAGCactctttgcataaccaataaagaATTCAAATGCAAGTGAGTTGACTAAGAAAATGTTTCATCAAAATGCAAATAAATCACCAAGAAGCTATCAACCAATTCCTATCAATCACATCACCACTCATCAAATAGACTATCTAGAAGAGAATTTTCTAGTAACACAAACAGTGGAGTGATGCCATCTGATTGTGAGAAAGCCACTTCATTCCTATCAATCACATCACCACTGACTAAATAGATAGAAACCCCATACCTTGATAGGGATGCCCACATTTTCAATGAAGAATGTATGGCAGAACATCATTATCGGTGCAGAAGAGATCTTCAACGGAAGATATATGTTTTTGGAGGAGGGAATTCCTAATTAgacaaaaagtacttttatataaagaataaaaaaatggaaTGAAATTGACCTAAAATCAAAACATATAAATAAACAACCAGCAAGCTATACATCAATTTCTGTCAATCACATCACTACCAATAGAACAGATTAGGTACAAAACCCATTCCCTCATCATGATTCACATAACTCACATGCAACCACCAATTCACTTGATCTAAACTTTATGGATTTGTTGAatatacagaaaataaaaaaataaaaatagattcataaaattttaatattgcaTTCAATGGGTCTACTCTCAATATAATTATGAGAGTgcttcataaaatttgaaatcaaacaTAAATGAATTTGTTGAATATAtacaaagtaaaaaattaaaaatagattcaTCAGTTGATATatagaatttaatgactctactTTGGATATAATTAAATGAAGCACACAAATGCATCACAATTAGCTCTACTTGTATGAAAGAGGCTCaccttttttaattcaaattgaatATGAAAATGGAGGAAAAACAAAATATGAGTCCAAATCCATCTCCATTCAATGCCATAGAGACAACTAATGAGAGGGGCAAAACCTGAACCAACACAAAAACAGCAAAAACAAGTAAAACTTTCAAGAAATCAAGAAATAGGAACCAAAAAATGAGATATCAAACTATACCTGCTTCAGTGCACCTACATGTCATTACACCATAGGGAAGGTAGTCATCAACTACCTCAAACAATCATTGTACTCATGGCAATGAGAGTTGGTAAATGTCTTAAGTAGGCATACATTGGAAACAGCAAATGAATGAGGAAAAAAAAGTATACAGaaacattaataaaaatttgTCAATCACATAACCACCGATAGAATACATTAGCTACAAAACCAATTCTTTGATAATGATTCTCACAACCCACATGCAACCAGCAATTCATTTTAGGTAAACTTAATGGATTTGATGGACATagcataaaaaaaaaggggaaagatCCATCAATGGGATCATTGAATCAGAATTGAAATGGGAATGCAAGACTTAAACAAGAGAGAATGGAATTGGAAGTGGCAAAAGCATATTCCTTtatcaaagaagcacaaaaatttATGACAATCAGCTCTACTTCTATGCAACAGGCGAAATATACAGCactctttgcataaccaataaagaATTCAAATGCAAGTGAGTTGATTAACAAAAGCTTTCATCAAAATGCAAATAAATCACCAAGAAGCTATCAATCAATTCCTATCAATCACATCACCACTCATCAAATAGACTACCTAGAAGAGAATTCCCTAGTAACATCAAATTGGGAATCCAAAAGTTGAATAGGAGAAGCTGGGTCTATAAATTTTGATTCTGAAtgcagaataaaattaaaaattgctaGATTCAGCCCAAACAATCCAAAGAGATTACTGAATCAAAATGGAAATCGGAATGCAAAAGTTGAATAGGAGAGAATGAAATTGGAAATCCAAAAGTTGAATAGGAGAAGCTGGGTCTATACTCTGTATTTCCTGAAAGAACCCTGTCAATCACATCATCATGGAGAAAGTAGATTAAGTAAAAACCCCATACCTAGACAATCGTTCACAAAAACAAACCCATCATTCATAAATATAAGAAAAGGTAATTAAGAAGACAATCTTTATAATGATTATAAAATCCCAAAAATTGATGAAATAGACAAACCACATGCAACAAACAATTTAAGAGATAGCAAAAGAAGAAATGACAATCACATCAAATTCTAAATAACGAAATCAAGAAGATGAAACAGATTCATAGACCATACTCAAAATTAACAGCAACTTGAAAAGAATCTAACGAAGAACATGAACCCACAAACAAATCAAATCACATAGACAATTTTCAAATTACAAATGTCACAAACCATACACAATAAGACCAGGGATAACCATGGAACAGATACCAAAAACGATCACAATATGCAAAAATTAGGAATTTCACAAAACCTAAACAATAAAATCTCCCCTAACCATGAAACAGATACCAAACATTATCACAATTGAACAATTAGAAATTTCACAAACCCTAGACAATAGAATCTCGCTTAACCATGGAACAGATACAAAAAATGATCGCAATTTGCACAATTAGGAATTTTACAAACCCTAGACAATTAAATCTGGGTTAACCCTGGAACAATAACCAAGATTGATCACAAGGATGTACAcaatgaaggaaaagaaaaacgaTGAAGAGTAAAATAGGTTTGGATGCACCTGATTGATTGATCGGAGATCCTGGATTTGAGTCTCCATTGAAAAAACGCTAACCTGGATGAACGGCGACGAAGCAAACTCCCAAGAAAGACTCGTGCACAGAGTTTGGTAGGGCCGAGGACGAGAAAGTAAGGAGAAGAAAGCAAAGCTCCTAGGGTTCCAACTAATCATTACCTGTTCAAACAAAAACATGAAGAATACAGGTTGCGTGAACGATTCAATGAAAGGGAAGTTAGGTTGCGTAAGCGAGGAGATGAAAGGGATGGGTGACGGCAGAGTGACAGAGGAGCACATGCAGACATTAAGATGAGAAGCCACGCTGGAGGAGAAGCCACCGTGGAGGAGAGGCTCCACCTGGGACTGGAACCGGCGTGAAACGCGGAGTGGTCTCCAGCTCGGAGATGAAACCACGGCTATCTATTGTTTGAtagatatcaaatgtatttttTGTCCTAAATGTGTATTCTAACTAAAACGAACAGAAAAAGAAGCCATAATAAGGTTGATAAAGTAAAGGAGAAATAACAATTACAAGATTTTTAATATTACATTGTTGATCTTGTTACATACTTCTATTCTTAGAGCAACATGTAACAAGTTCCCTCTCTTgattaaattaaagtaacaagAAAAGCAGTATTAATGTGCGTAGCCAAAGTCAATTTCAGCTCGTTTTAACACTGCATTTACACTGTTGTAGAATTCAGGTTCCTTTTCCTTTATATCATCCAATGTTCTAGATTCATGCTCATCAACCTGAATTAACAAAGAATTATATTATCTTACAATGGAAACtttactaaaataaactaaaattttataGTAGTGGAGCATAACAAGGACAAACGAATTATATTCATTCCAATACCAATGAATCTGAGAGTAAGGGAATTATTCTCATTCAATTACCATATCAAAGTTACATGTTGCTGATTTTTATTAGTTGTTAAGGTATTGAGTTGTCTTGATTAAAAGGAGAGTTAGGAAAACTTATGATTTCACAGGTTACTGTCATCAATGATTTTACAGGCAAAAACAAAAGTAGAAAATATGCTGACtgaaaaataaaacatttaaaaaaaaaattaaagaattatctggttatggatgtttctttttatgccttttgTTAGTCTTGTGTCATTAGTTATCgatatacataaaataaatagaattcttGAGACAAAAAGCTTTTGTCTaatataatggagaagctagctTACCTCTTTGAATTTCAAaagaattaaatttgatatagaaGCCGGCTTTTCGCAATCCCACCTAAACAAAAGAAATGCATAGAAGAACCAAGTGAGAAATTTTTCAATGAGAGAAAGAAAGATTATGTTGACATATTCTAATCAATGTCATTTAATTcattagagaaagaaaaaaaagcaacatCAGATGAAAACACATTTCAGTAAAACTCTCTTTAGTCCTAAGTGCCAGTTTTGTGAACCTCTCTAGTTTTGTGAAACTTCTACTACTGAATTAAGCACAGGGCAACAAAAGCCAGTTTCAAATTAttattaacaaataaataaaatttgaagaACTTGAGGAGGGGCGCACCAATATACATTGGAACAatcaaatgttaaatttaaatggTCGAATGTAACCAAGAAATAGCTTGATAATGAGAACTAAGTAAATGATAATGGAGACAAAAAAGCTAACTGTATACCTTACAAGCATTAATTCATTAACTGATCGCCACATTCCTCGTCCAACTTCTTTCACAAGCTGGTCTCTAGCACTTCTTCCATGCCATAATTCTTTTACAATATACATCACTTCTTCAATATCTACCTGTAGAAGAGAAATAAACACAATAAGTAGAAGAAAATATGCATTTTCAATATTTCATATATATGTCAAAATATCACAGAAAACTTCTTCATAAAATTTTTCTTACAGGCATGCCTTTGTATGGTCCTTTAAATTATGATGTGGGAAACGACAGAAAATAGAGAAGATAAAGGAAGAATTGGGATATTGGTGAATAAAGCAAGGCCACAGCCCAAAATTCTCCCAAGACTAACATCAGTGCGAAATCAAGCATTGAAAAAGGAGAAAACAGCGTAGGAAATGtagaaaatgaaagaaacaagTTTCTGAGCATTAGAGTCTCAGGCTCTTGAAAAGTCAAGATATCACAGTTTATGGATAAGGAAGTTGAAATGAAACAAAAGGTTAAAGGGGTAGAGTTTTACCTGCACTTGCTGTGATGTTCCATATACTAACTCCTCATGCTCAATAAGGCGTTGATGGAGAGTATGGTAATGATCGGTATCAAAATTGACTATCGGTTCTGTTTGAACTTGAAATCCTGCTAATTCCGTCACAACATAGGATGCCATAACTTGTCCAAATATTGCAGGGATTGTGCCTAACACCGGTATGATACGGACCCTGAAGCCTGGTACTATCTGACAAGAGGACCAACAAATTAGAATGGATATGGCCAATGCCACTAAATATTGTGACAATCAATGAGAAGTACCTACAAAACAATGAACCTTTATGAATATGATAACTAAAAGGTAAAATATTCtatatgttaaaaatacataGTTTATTGCAAAGTCACATCAGGCATCTTACTACAGCAAGCATACAAAGAAGCCACCGAGATGAGCTGATGTTGATCTAAATATGATAACCATGAAAGAATGTTTATTAACCATGCTATTAAAGAATCACAAGTTGGACAGTGGCAGAATCTACTAGTGACTAAAACTGATTAAATAAATAACCTCACCTGGTAGTCTGAAGGATTTTCCTCTTCACCATTTGGACCCTTAAATGGAAGCAACTTAGCTTTGGGTTTTTCTAAAGAAAATACAACAGGGATGCCACCTTCAATGCCATGATCTTTCCTCAAACGGTGTCTCACCTATATAAAATTTCCATGAGTGAGTTGTATAACTtgtgctaataataataataataataataattaattacagTATACCTGTTTTTTTAccccaaaagaaaaacaaaaaggaattacaaacaaagaaaatcaagacTAACAGACAAATGAAATCTGTTTTGGACAATTGACATCTAGCTGGAATTGATGGACATAAAAATCATATTTGTCAATCTTTAAGCACACAAGTGCACCTTTTCATAAGCAATGTACATATATTTTTCATAATCGTAAGTAGTAACTAGCATATGAAATGGAAGGGCAATAATTAGTTTACTTTTATGATAATTGGGATTTTAGGGTGTAATCTACTAGACAGAGTGAAAAATAATGTTCAATTGTAACAAAAATTAACATATATAAGTCTATATTCTGAATTTCTAGGAAAAACATTGAAAAGAAACATAAATGGGAACATTACAGATCGAGACAATGGATCATTAGTTGACTCTCTTAAATCAGCAATGCGTATTCTAGTTGGATCGGCTCTAGCACCAGCCCCAGTGGCAGATAACACCTTCAGGCCCCTCCGTACACAAGCAGCAAGAAGTGCCACCTATTACACTTGAACAAATTAGGCAACTGAAAGGTAAAATTCAAAACCAAGATATCTTAAAAGGAAAGATTTCCAATGATAACAGCTTAGgcaaaatacataattttttgtATCAACAAAAATACAGATATAAATGACTGAGCAAGTGAAATTAATAAATACATCTCAAATTTTATTAACTTTTGCAGCTTAGAATCTAAAAGAGTTGCAACATAAGTAACAGGAAACTGATGACTAAGAACGTCGAGCAGTATAGCAAACCAGGCCTCGTATCTAGGGTCTGTGCGGTATGTACATACATGGGAAAGAAATAATAAGAGGCAGTATGAACCTACATCAATAAAATTTAACAGGGAGTAATCTTTAGGAGATACCTTAGTATCAATGTTATCAATACAATCCAAGACAAAGTCAGGGTGGCCTGACAAAATTTCTTCTTCGGTAGATGAATCATATAGCAGTACTTTTGCATCTACTTGGCACTCAGGAAAGATAGATGAGAAATGCTCCTTAAGGCACTGCGCTTTTGGGATGCCAACATCTGCTCTTGTTGCAACAGCGTGTcgatttaatgatgaaagagaaaccttctcattaataaataaataagtataaaTATTGTATGGAAAATCTATGAAGTTCTAAAACCAGGCAAACTTTTAACATTGATTGCATAACCACTTTATCTTCTTATTACTTTGTTTTAAACCAAACCCTGCTTATTAATATTGCAACGATAATAGCATTCACAATGTAACACATTTGGAATCTTGCTGCTAGTTACAGATGTCAAAATCTTCAATGATTCATATTTAGGAGTTCCATTTTTAAATTGTGATAACCATTGGGAATTTGGGAGAATTTTGGACAAGAATAGGTAGGTTAAGACGTGATAGTACAGTACGGCAGTACCAATCAGACCAAGAAAGAAGGAATCACAAAAAGAAGTAGAGAACACAACTCAGACTTAACAATCAAACATGGGCAAGCGGAGAatcaatcacagaaaatacctgaTCAAAGTCCACAAGAAGAAGCTTGCCGACCCCTGATCTCAAGAGCATAGATGCAGCATGACTGCCAACCCCTCCAAGACCAATGACCACAACATATGATGCACTCACTTTCTGCTGAGACTCAAAGCCAAAAAACTGAATGTTCCTAATAACAGAACGAAATTCCACCCCAGATAAAAACTGAttagttgaaattgaagaaaatgAATTCCCCTTATACATCCAATTAATAAAAGgtttatatgaaaaataaatcatACAAAAATGGTTTTAGACATAGTGGGTAATGTGCTGGTGGTAGTTCTCGCAAGAAAACTTTGCAAAAGCTCCAACAACCAATTACATTAACCAATTATATATGCATTAACCAATGATCCCTAaagttaaaagtttatttttgCCTTGTCTTCTTGTTCCCTAAACATGCCACAAATATATGCATTAACCAATGATCCCTAAGCTAAAAGTTCATTCTTCTAAATTGTATTAAGGTGATAACATTTCATTGACTATACAATCTAGTGATGCACCATTTAAATTGTAGACATTCATAATATACAGGGAGGATATTTCATGCCCCATTCATTCTAGAATTAACAGCCAAGCGCCCAAGACATTCACACTATCATAATTAGCTGTAAGAAAGGATGAAGACCAAGTATATTGATGGACAAGTGCTAATGTGTCTCAAACTAAATAGTCTTAAAAAAAGTGCATCATGCATGTCTTACCAATTAATTATtcagcaaagaaagaaaaaaagcaatTGCCAATAACATGAAATACCTAGTTAGATGTTCAGAAACAATCTCATCCTTCAGAAGATCTTCATTAACTGCCTTATCATTCTTCTTTCCAGCAATAGTGCAAGTCTCAAGACCTGCATGAGGCACAAAGTCCAGATGGATAGCATGTTAAAATTATGATAATTAAACTAGGATTTAGGCAGAAACTTGTCAGGTATCAAAAGTTGTTTATCAGTGATAACATATTTACGGTTAATATATCTATTTTGATCGCACTGCAAAAGGTAACGGTAGAATGTGATTGCATCTTGTATAACAAGTAGTTAAAACCCTGTCCGTTCAATCCTCCAATCACCTCAAGAACTAACTCTTAATAGGAATAGCCGAATATAGCACACTATATTTAAGAAGTGATCTTATGCAATGATGTTATGCATGCAGGTTATTGTTCTTTCTTCGTTTGGTAACCATGTAGTGGCAGCATAAACATCACACTATACAGGTAAGGGAACACATTAGAAGGGTTCAATATATCACATATTCCAGTATTCCAATTCACCCCATAACACTACATCCCAGCTTGCTCTTCAGCATTGAAAAGTGGTGACTATGTATGACTTCAACTTGCTTTACTTGCCGATATCAGGGAGCATATGATTGTAACTaaataacttcttcttttgtagctTTTGTAAACAACATTACATGCATTCACTTCACATGTTTAGTTCAAAGCCACTTACCATTTAACTCGGTAGCATTCTTATTATACTGCCGCACCACTTTtctgaaaacataaaaaatatacattcaGATTTCAGCAGCGTTCAAATAATGTTCAAGCCGCCCAAAAAAAAACACATGAATAAAAAATTAGTGACTCTCAACAGTATTACTTGATCAAACTAAAAACAGAAGCTAATCTAACGCAAACCTTTAAGAGTGAATCAACCACTTCACTTGGTTGGGTTATTAAGACAAACAGGTTATATGCAAGAGATAATTGAGTCAATAAAGGTGCAAACATTTtatcattgaagaagaagaaagaaagaaagaaagaaagaaagaaagaactcaCTTATGGTTTTGAAGGAGCCTAAGAAAGAAGATGGTAGATACAGAGCCAAAAAGAGCACCGGTTCCAACCAATGCTAAGTATTTACCTTTCtccatttttctctttctttctcaaaCGCAGACACGATTATGAAACACGAAAAACTTAAAAAAGCACCAATTTTTTAGGAACAAATTCTTTTGCAGGGGAACACCGTGCGCCGTCGTGCTAATCGGAGGTTTTCTGGTTGTGTTGGTTTTGAAGACCGAATTAGACAGTTCGTAATTAGTTGTATCTTTGGGGGGTAAAAGCGGGTTTTTGATATTTGGTTTTGAAGACCGAATTAGACAGTTCGTAATTAGTtcgtaattagaatttttttgttttatttttcatagTATTTTTTGACTGGACAagttaaaaattaatacataGTAAATTTAagttcagtttataaatttattgtcaGTTAATGAATTGCTGTATAAATagatagaatttaaattttttgacaCTTAATTAAAGAAATTTGTGAGCTGATTACTaattgaaaacaaaagtattCTAAAGgtaggtaaaataaataaaacccaAACAAAAAATCTCTATTATACCAAAAACGAAATATTtggcaaaaaaaaatgaaattgaaaatgagTTATCCAAACACCACTTAAAAAGGCTTAAAGttatatctaacaaaaaaaaaagggaggggGGGGGGCTTAAAGCCATTGATCAATGTTTTCTACGACTAAAAAAAAGTGTTTtccaataataaaatttattgaattcagctaatatatgtttttaattattaattgaacaaattttataaaagacATACAAAAGTtatcaatatataaaaatagttattttttatatagatGGTGAGAATAATTATACGattgtttaaaatattattaaaattaaatcactaaagtaataataactttttaaaaaaataaaaaattctattattttcaataaaaactaatattttaaaaattgaattgtaTTGGCCGATCGGACCGATCTAACTGCGAACCAAAAACAAATACAGTTCGGTTTAACGATAGAAACCTCTTAAATTAAAACCGTATTTAAACTATTGAATCGGTCGAGAACCGGCCGGTCGGACCAAACTGAAACTCGGCCGATTTTGAGAAAACGTTGTCGTTTGATGTTTTTAGCTTTAGGGATCCAAAATTCCTCTTCTCCCTGGCTCAGTCATCCATTCTCCCTCGAGCCCATTCCtcagactctctcctctctcaacTCTACCCTACGTTACAATCTCGCCCACCGCTGCAAGGAGAACCTCAGCGCCGCCGTCCGTTGCGCTCAGGGGCCACCGTTTCCTCCTCTGCTGTGCCTTGTTCCCCCAGCCCCTT is a window encoding:
- the LOC112784386 gene encoding tRNA threonylcarbamoyladenosine dehydratase 2; this translates as MEKGKYLALVGTGALFGSVSTIFFLRLLQNHKKVVRQYNKNATELNGLETCTIAGKKNDKAVNEDLLKDEIVSEHLTRNIQFFGFESQQKVSASYVVVIGLGGVGSHAASMLLRSGVGKLLLVDFDQVSLSSLNRHAVATRADVGIPKAQCLKEHFSSIFPECQVDAKVLLYDSSTEEEILSGHPDFVLDCIDNIDTKVALLAACVRRGLKVLSATGAGARADPTRIRIADLRESTNDPLSRSVRHRLRKDHGIEGGIPVVFSLEKPKAKLLPFKGPNGEEENPSDYQIVPGFRVRIIPVLGTIPAIFGQVMASYVVTELAGFQVQTEPIVNFDTDHYHTLHQRLIEHEELVYGTSQQVQVDIEEVMYIVKELWHGRSARDQLVKEVGRGMWRSVNELMLVRWDCEKPASISNLILLKFKEVDEHESRTLDDIKEKEPEFYNSVNAVLKRAEIDFGYAH